The Helicoverpa zea isolate HzStark_Cry1AcR chromosome 4, ilHelZeax1.1, whole genome shotgun sequence genome segment CAGCCATCTTTGTTTGGGAATATGCCCGCCAAAATGTGCTCTAGAGCTGTCAAATGTTCTTTGTTAAAGTTGAAGCCagaaataaaactaatgaattaattttatttttctcgagatgcacaattttaatttatcttcCAATTAAGAGCTAGGCAGGCagcttaatttaatatttgtattttatctgttaattaattttctggCCTCCACTACACAAGGTGCTaatgttgttaattattaaaaatagatttaaatataatttttatcatagttactttttattaaaGTCAATTCATAATTTAACATATTCGTTTTTGTacttatcataatttatttcaatatatttaCGAGATAAAATGCAATCTATTAGATCTGGTGTTTGATACTAAAAGCTTATGCAAATAATCGTCTGATTACGAAAGACATTGTGTCATATTATCTGAAATAATTGGCCTGCTTTATAGCTAAACATTCAGAAGCAACACTAAcactataattttgaaattttaaccTGTAGTTGTGGTAAAATTatgatacataaaaaataatataaaatgtacataatCCAGCAGCCCTGCCTATATTCTCATCTCGTCTCTAACCAATTTACAACATAAAAGCATATGAGGTAGCCACTATATCAAATAGCGTGTATTTCATTTATCATAGTGTTTACAGAACAATTTCACAACTTTCGGCAATAGGGTAactttgattggcttggcttcaTACTCTTCCCTATCAATATCAATGACTGTTGCTCCGAAGTGCTCCTTGGGGTATAACACCACACTCCTGGCCAAAATCGCATCTTTGATTCTATTGTCGCGCACTCTAGCCCAACCTTCAGACACAAATTCagtgtatttataattatatttcccAATACCTATGCTCAAAGCAGGCGTGCTCTGAGTATTCTGTAAATTAGGTGTCACAATCCTGAAATCACTGGTTTGGAAGCAAATCTCTTTGGCAGAGTCACACTGGCTGTTCACTATATTTGAAGGATCATTGGTTTGTGCGTAAGACGTGGTGGGCATAAAGAAGGCCCATTTTCTCTTTATTTGCGGCCGCTTCTGCACACAATTGCTGCATCCATCGCAGGGTGGACTGTACTTGATTGTACCTTTACAGTGCCAGTTAAGAGATTGTCTGTAACCATTAAAGATGTACGATGCATATTCTCTCAGTGATCCGTACAGCCAGTATTTGTGTTTCTTTGCTGAGACATCTCTGAAAGCTCCCCATTCTACTGCACACAATGCGTATATCGGCTTCTTTAGTGACTCTTCGTCTTCTTCCTCAATGGGTTCTATTTTCATGGCATCCTTCCACACTGTACTACCTTTTATGATAGCCATAGAGGCTTCAATTAGTTGCTTAACTCTAAGCACGCCAACTCCTGGTTCAAATAGGAGGTTCCCTATGGTATTTGTACGTCCCAGAGGTAATATGCCAAGTGGAAAACGATTTGCTTCATCATTCCTTCGTAGTAGGCCTGTAAAATTATaagcattataataaataagggtgtgtataagaataatttagttttgtggCCTTCTTCAGATTTAAAAAACATTCAGTTAAAAATAGATTCAGtcattttatcaaataatccAAACAGGAATTGCATAATATATTTACCTGGATTTAATATGATTTGTTATGGAATGGCAGTtttaactaattatttttagtgGTCAAAGTTTATCTACTTGATATGTACCACAGTATATATAGAATACCTGTAACAGTTTCGGAAACTGTGCCATCTCCTCCAGCCACAACAATCGCCTGTGTTCCTCGCAGAGTCTCTACCAGCTCCTTAGCGTTCCCTTCACTGGACGTCTGTATAACATCCACTTGCAACCCAGCTAAATGCAGGAGTGGTTCGCAGTACTTCTCAAAGTCTTGCTTAGCGTTCCTTTTGTTTGCAACAGGATTCAATATGACAGTTACATGGGTTGGGTTCTGTTCCATCGGTATAGGGCCGTCGCCATATTTTGAGGCCTCCCTGCATGCTGCGCGCATTAGTAAGTTGATACTGTGGGATAGAAGAGGTTCTGATCATACTGTTTAGGTAAATACATTAACTTACATGTTCATCAGAAATTATAACTGGCAAATAATGTTGGGGTCAACATTGATCAATATTGGTTTGTTTAAGCCATCTGGAATTTAATAGTTTACTgagaaacaaatataatttacattaaaaaaaacttcgcttACTCGTATTTCTCTTTTGCTTTCATAGCGCCATAACAGAAGGCAATGGCTCCCACAACGGACTTTTTCCAATTTGTTCTAATgactatttttaaatttgtaaGTCTCTCCataattttagtaaattttacgaaatttaataaaaataattgaggtTATAATCAGCTGTTGCAGCTGATTTCTAATCTGACTTTATCTGACTGACATTTTGACGATTTTGAGCTTAGCTTCTTGAGCTTCTTGAAGTTTCAAAAAACAACGTTCGGAAAGTCAAATAGAAATGTAGgtactgaaaattttaatttccgTTTAATTTAAGTTTCCGTACTAATGCAACGGGGGCAAAGCGCATTGGCATTTATAGAAAACGTATGcaacgatttttttttgaagCCTGATTAAATTCGTCTACACCTCGCCCTAGAAagactaaaatattgttcatgctttaacaatgaaataatgcAATCTCAGTAATTTTCATACCCAGCACAGTGGGCTTTAAGAATGCTGCCCCGTAAAACCGCTCGTACCATGTTATTAATAGCAAACGTAGAGAGAACTGCCTCATTAGTCTAGTAGTCACAATGTCGCATAGTAGTGGGTCAAGAAGCAACCCAAGGTCTCGAAAGTTGGTCattgatatagttatcggcacggatattgagccctgaccttcacctgtttattgccttgtgtacagtgcgcaaagcgatccccactcttccgccgagagctcaatatccgtgccgctAACTATACTCCCTATATAAAAGTCTATCCTACCCAAGCATGCATGATCTCTCTCCGTTCGTCGAGTGATCTTGTCATATTTTCGCTTCAAAGTGAGGGAATAGGGATTGCGTTTGTGTCCGCAATGCTTTTTGTACTAGGGTTGGCGATTCTTTCCAAAAAAGATCGATTTTTAAATCGATTCGAATCAAGGTCTAATAAATCGATCCACAAAAAATCGAGGTCAAAAAGAATCGATTTTGCAAAAATCGATCTTTTTCGATTCGCATATTGAGTCTATGTTTTTAATACAAACACAAACCCATTTACTATTAAAGAGTTTTACTACTAAATCAAAGTAACAGgtaataaaaaagatatttatttcagttaggtaggtaggtacattaaaaagttatatatttttttatatttcccaGTGCTTAATATCCAAGCTTTTTAAGAATAACAATCTGTCTAATCTACTAGGATCCAAACGATTACGCTCATCAGTTGCGATGTTGCCGGCAATCGAAAATAGACGCTCGCAAGGAACAGATGACCCCACAATACACATATACTTCATGGCTATTGAGTGAACGTGATGATAAATTGAATTCTTTTGTTCTTGCCAGTAAAGTATAGGATCATATTTTAGGTGCACAACTGCTTGCgataaatagtgtttaaattcTTCGTCTAATAAACCCTGATTTTCGTGTGCAAGTGTATTACAAGTGGAGAGCTGCTTCTTCATTAGTAAGTTGTGGAAATTCCATATTCctttttcatcattttcttcTGCTTAGCTGCTTAGAGGGTGAAATATCGATTCAATGGATCGATTCAGTACACAAGATCGAtttaaaaatcgatttttttggtCTAAAAAATCGATTCTTCGATTAATCGATCTCAGATCGCCATCTCTATTTTGTACTATAGCATCTTCTGCACTGCACAGCTGGGTGATCTGCTAAAATGACAGCAGTCGCTGAGACCTACCATCCGTAGGGCCGCCAATATTACGTAGACCAACTTGTATATGATGAGAGATACAATCTGTTGTCTTGTTTTATAGAAACCATATGATGAACAAGAACGGCGTTCAACAAAGCcgtatttaaaagttaaaaatccGTTGTCTCTGGCGCAAAGCAGTTAAAAAAGATACTCAGCATAAAATCCAAATGAAATTAAACCTTATATGCATGCAATACCGAGTATATTGGATAAATTCCTCTACAGGTTTGGTTTTCAAGTCCTATCATAGACAAAACTCAAATTAATTTgtcaaataaatatctatattttcgtTTTGTGATGTgttaatgatatttattttaattttcttcagTAATTCGTCATGAGTTCTGATAAAAAGACAGTCGTCAAATTAAACGACGGCTGGGTGCTTTGCACATCTAAATCGAATCCTGGTAGAaagtattatttcaataagaGAACAGGAAAGTCGTCATGGACCCAACCACAGGtgaatatcatatttttttgttgtatacaGTCATTATTAACGCAAAACGGGTTTTAAAATCTATTTAGGGTAGATGAAGAATGTCTTCTTTTATCATTTGGATGTAAAATCGATCGTAATGATGTCTTTTTCGTCTTTAAATTTCAAGGCTACAGAAAAGTCTGATAGGAAACACAAAAACAGGAAAGAGAAAGTAAATAGAGAAAAGAGCAAAAAGGAAGAGGCTCAGAAGAATAATTTGAAGAGAAAAAGCGATCAGAGCAATGAGGAACGGGACTCAGCAAAGAAGAAGCAGAAAAAGGGTATGTCAtgttatttacatatttgttGTAGATTACGAAACATTAAACTTGTTATTATCAACATCATCGTAATTCCAGAATATTGTAAAGTTAGAAAAGTCGTATTTATGTTCTCTTTATCACAGATTCATtgttaatgttaaaaatgtatcaacactgttatttaaagtaaataacttaAACATTTACCAGAAATCTATGGTTCTCATatgaatgaatataaaataaggtGGTTATTCCAATATATGCAATAAAAAGTgatatatatttattcaaaatcaaaattattatgtgAATACAGTTTCGAAGAGGCCAAAACTCTGTATTTAATATgccattttatttaataccattCTTATAGTTGTAATGTTGAGAATTAACAGTAATTTGATGAATAAAACAAGtatcatatacatatattatagttcggccattcagagaatgcgttcctgacacgtcgcgattgaactgactgaattataacattcattgattattgatataataatgttgttttaatgctcctcaattgttaaaacggtaaacaaccagcaaaaatatttttatcgtaactgcaacgccattgcaaagttacgtcgtcagttcaatcgcgacgtgtcaggaacgcattctctgaatggccgaactatagctgcATACTGGAAATTGCAGTTTTGTTTGTGGGTTAGAGTTAAATTATAAGCAGCTAATACttacaatgtattttttgttccaAAGTTGAGATAATGTTGTTATtatacaacatttactttattaattcatcaaaagtcgtggtggcctagtgggtaaaggaccaatctctcaagtatgagggcgcgggttcgatcccaggtcaggcaagtaccaatgcaacttttctaagtctgtatgtactttgtaagtatatcttagacaccattggctgtgtttcggatggcacgttaaactgtaggtcccggctgtcattgaacatccttggcagtcgttacgggtagtcagaagccagtaagtctgacaccagtctaaccaaggggtatcgggttgcccgggtaactgggttgaggaggtcagataggcagtcgcttcttgtaaagcactggtactcagccgaatccggttagactggaagccgaccccaacatgattgggaaaaaggctcggaggatgactttATTAATTCATGTGGTGTATTGTAAAGTTAAATTGCAAATAAATTCTAATGCAGCAGACAACAGATTATTTAGGGGCTAAtgcatacaaaatattatacagATTATAGGTCTGATGCCAAGGATATATTTGTAGATTCAAAGTTGAAAtgtttagttaaaaaatataattttcttcctcaaaattacatatacatatatacactTTTCATTTCATTACATACACTTCCATGAAATACAGCCAAGACATTTTATGGTAATCATAGATAACTAACAAAATTATCCATGCAGAAGCTGGCACACCAACTAAACAGAAATCTAAAAATGAATCACCTCAGAAACCTACGCCTACAAAAGAAACTCCCGAAAAGCAGACGCCGGTTAAAAACGCAGCAAATCAAAGACTTTCACAGCTCAGATCCCGGTTATCGGCCGAGGCTCAAGAGGAGAGCAGTAATAGTAATGACAAATCCCCTGTTAAACCTAAGCAGAAAATTAGCCCCAAACCTGCCGCTACTGAGACAAAAACATCTAGAACTGAAACGAAAAGTCCAACGGTTACCGAAAATAAGTGTAACACTACTCAATCGCCGAGTAGTGACAGTTTACAGTCCATGCCATCACCGTCTCAGTTCTTTGCGGCTAACAAAATAATCTCCTCCATGAAGGCCCAGTTGCCTGAAGAATACTGTGATAAAACAAAGCCAAAAGACACATTTGCTGATATTGAGCATGGTATATGCAATCAGACTTCTGAATATCCGTACATGAAGCATCCTGCCACGCCGCCTCAGTTCTCTGAAGCTAGTAAGCTAGTATCTGCTATTAAATCTAAGCTCACTAAAGTAGCGGGTAAGGATGGGAATATTAAGACATTTACGTCCGCTAGTGACCGGATGGAAGCGTTACGGAAGAGTTTGGGAACTGATTTGATGGACACTGAGAGTGAATCTTTAGTATTAAGTAATATTGTAAGCAGAGAAACAAAGTGTGTGTCCGAAGCCATGGAAGTGGATTGTAAGGAGGTTAGTaatcttttttcttctttaattttCTAGATATTAGATAAGCAAACACATTAACATTTTCATATGCAAATGAGTTATTGATAAGGTCTGTGCAAAAGATACAAAGAAAGACTGTTTCCAATGGCCTGACCTATGACCAGAGACTAAACATACATCTGTAGAGTATGTGAatagaatattaaaaacttttttgttgaaCTGTTGATTTTATCAGGAGTCATAGTAGTTTCCTGTATGTTTTTTCCATGATATTTACCTGTATTCCTCTGTAGTTTACCCTATTAAATATTAGTCTACTGACTACATACATCACCCATATAAAAAAGGCCTTATTTCCTTTCTCAGTTTTTATACTATCTGTGTAtcgaatttcatttaaattgatcCTACATACAcatgtacatacctacttataattctGGAAGGAAGTTATCCTAGGAAGATTACTTGAAAgtctaataaatattatattgtgtaCAAACATGTCTGTTTCAGATAAAGCAAACAGCACCTCTAGTGAATTGTACAAAAGATAACATAAATACCAACGTTGTTTTAGTTGttgatacaaatatttttatacatgaaTTGGACATGATCAAGATTGTTCTCAATTCTAATATTAAAGGTAATTATTGTTTGTGAATAGTATTTTTATAGAATTACATTATTTCATAACTAGCCAGACTGGTTGATCTACCTGAGTTGGTGACTATCTCTTTCTTCTTGGGTTCCATCTGAAACTGTCACTGTTGTTGTTGTACCAAATAATTCTAAATGAGAATGGCTGgatttggctttttttggttttaaaatgtttgtagatgtCCAGAGAAGATTTCAC includes the following:
- the LOC124629759 gene encoding acylglycerol kinase, mitochondrial is translated as MERLTNLKIVIRTNWKKSVVGAIAFCYGAMKAKEKYDINLLMRAACREASKYGDGPIPMEQNPTHVTVILNPVANKRNAKQDFEKYCEPLLHLAGLQVDVIQTSSEGNAKELVETLRGTQAIVVAGGDGTVSETVTGLLRRNDEANRFPLGILPLGRTNTIGNLLFEPGVGVLRVKQLIEASMAIIKGSTVWKDAMKIEPIEEEDEESLKKPIYALCAVEWGAFRDVSAKKHKYWLYGSLREYASYIFNGYRQSLNWHCKGTIKYSPPCDGCSNCVQKRPQIKRKWAFFMPTTSYAQTNDPSNIVNSQCDSAKEICFQTSDFRIVTPNLQNTQSTPALSIGIGKYNYKYTEFVSEGWARVRDNRIKDAILARSVVLYPKEHFGATVIDIDREEYEAKPIKVTLLPKVVKLFCKHYDK